A genomic region of Macaca mulatta isolate MMU2019108-1 chromosome 5, T2T-MMU8v2.0, whole genome shotgun sequence contains the following coding sequences:
- the LOC707476 gene encoding ATP synthase F(0) complex subunit C1, mitochondrial has protein sequence MQTTGALLISPALIRCTRGLIRPVSASFLNSPVNSSKQPSYSSFPLQVARREFQTSVVSRDIDTAAKFIGAGAATVGVAGSGAGIGTVFGSLIIGYARNPSLKQQLFSYAILGFALSEAMGLFCLMVAFLILFAM, from the coding sequence ATGCAGACTACCGGGGCATTACTCATTTCTCCAGCTCTGATCCGCTGTACCAGGGGTCTAATCAGGCCTGTGTCTGCCTCCTTCCTGAATAGCCCAGTGAATTCATCTAAACAGCCTTCCTACAGCAGCTTCCCACTCCAGGTGGCCAgacgggagttccagaccagtgtTGTCTCCCGGGACATTGACACAGCAGCCAAGTTTATTGGTGCTGGGGCAGCCACAGTTGGTGTGGCTGGTTCAGGGGCTGGCATTGGAACGGTGTTTGGCAGCTTGATCATTGGCTATGCCAGGAACCCATCTCTCAAGCAGCAGCTCTTCTCCTATGCCATTCTGGGCTTTGCCCTGTCTGAGGCCATGGGGCTCTTCTGTTTGATGGTCGCCTTCCTCATCCTCTTCGCCATGTGA